In Cellulomonas sp. Y8, the genomic stretch GACGGGGCCGAGGCGGTCGAGCTGGCGCGGGCGCTGCGCCCGGACGTCGTCTGCATGGACGTGCAGATGCCGGGCGTCGACGGCCTGGAGGCCACCCGCCGGATCACGGCCGACCCCGACATCACGGCGGGCGTCCTCGTGCTCACCACGTTCAACCGGGACGACTACCTGCTGGAGTCCCTCCAGGCGGGCGCCGCCGGGTTCCTGCTGAAGAACTCCCGGCCGGAGCAGCTCGCCGACGCCGTGCGCGCCGTCGCCGCCGGGGACGCGCTGCTGTCGCCCGAGGTCACCCGCGCCGTGATCGCCCGCGCCGTCGTCGGCCAGGGATCCGCCTCCGGGGGGAGCCCCGCCGGTGCGGCGCGCGGGACCGGGGACCCCTCCGCCACGGGGCTGACCGAGCGCGAGCTCGAGGTGCTGCGGCTGGTCGCGCGCGGGCTGAGCAACGACGAGATCGCCGCCGAGCTCGTCCTGGGCCGCGCCACCGTCAAGACCCACGTGTCGAACGTGCTCACCAAGCTCGGCCTGCGGGACCGGGTGCAGGCGGTCGTCTACGCGTTCGAGAACGGGCTCACGGACTGACCTCCTCCGCCCCGGGACGGAGGCCGGCGCGCCCGGCAAGTTCCGCCCGGCGGCCGAGGTGCCGGGGCACGGTCGCCTCCTAGCGTTGACCTCAGCGGACGACGGGTCCGGACAGGTCACGACAGGAGACGACATGCTGCAGCTCGACGGGATCCACCGGTCCTTCGGGGACCGGCTGGTGCTCGACGACGTCGGCTTCTCGGTGGAGCGCGGCAAGCTCACCGGGTTCGTCGGCGGCAACGGCGCCGGCAAGACGACGACGATGCGGATCATCCTCGGGGTGCTCTCCGCGGACTCCGGCACCGTCACCCTCGACGGGAGCCCGCTGGGCGACGACCGCCGCCGGGCGTTCGGCTACATGCCCGAGGAGCGCGGCCTCTACCCCAAGATGCACGTGCTGGAGCAGATCACCTACCTGGCGCGGCTGCACGGCTACGAGCGGCGGGTCGCGACGGAGAAGGCCCGGGACCTGCTGGAGAAGCTCGGTCTCGGCGAGCGGCTGACGGACCCGGTCGACGACCTGTCGCTCGGCAACCAGCAGCGCGCGCAGATCGCCGCCGCCCTGGTGCACGAGCCGGAGGTGCTGGTCCTCGACGAGCCGTTCTCCGGCCTCGACCCGATGGCGGTCGACCTGGT encodes the following:
- a CDS encoding ABC transporter ATP-binding protein, giving the protein MLQLDGIHRSFGDRLVLDDVGFSVERGKLTGFVGGNGAGKTTTMRIILGVLSADSGTVTLDGSPLGDDRRRAFGYMPEERGLYPKMHVLEQITYLARLHGYERRVATEKARDLLEKLGLGERLTDPVDDLSLGNQQRAQIAAALVHEPEVLVLDEPFSGLDPMAVDLVLGVLQEYAARGVPVLFSSHQLDVVERLCDDVVVIAGGKIRAAGEKEALRAQHAAPRYEIASGGDMGWLRTEPGVRVVEFDGGYALFESDETTAQRVLRAALDAAPVQQFAPVRPRLAEIFRDIVRDEERHDDAPTTTKTKETVR
- a CDS encoding response regulator transcription factor, which gives rise to MSGADAVRFDDATEADGPDRGFGPDRPVRVVLADDQALLRAGLATILGAQPDLEVVGQAGDGAEAVELARALRPDVVCMDVQMPGVDGLEATRRITADPDITAGVLVLTTFNRDDYLLESLQAGAAGFLLKNSRPEQLADAVRAVAAGDALLSPEVTRAVIARAVVGQGSASGGSPAGAARGTGDPSATGLTERELEVLRLVARGLSNDEIAAELVLGRATVKTHVSNVLTKLGLRDRVQAVVYAFENGLTD